From a region of the Anoplopoma fimbria isolate UVic2021 breed Golden Eagle Sablefish chromosome 16, Afim_UVic_2022, whole genome shotgun sequence genome:
- the LOC129105027 gene encoding F-box only protein 47-like, translating to MVRKASRDVGRYTVTQRSHKRAHRRPRPARTIVTRSQCSVHGGGSFFLRLPAEVFDLILEKLSVFEISVLSMVSKEITRYILDYTSTLAWKNKTIIQSFHHSTCLEQRSTIGHYRDLGLLFKRCTLLLPTKDRLKFIFSKFSQIPCFLLEQCLAPDCIGFSSYGVFLQTLIAGWDELECHRVFNYLSDLTNLLQKIEAVITGKPGVRWYQKLQLRLFCRQVLLDPWPNMPECQFWLMQLLRPWPLVSQAHLLFILYGPLLPEGTFGWQNLVERGLPHSALWDLARAILLLFGKLDDKGPTANSLLAILEELIVIPQPWHVENVARLLVLCGSSLCYTVLASKAVNGRLLEISRLIVYIILVCEKDGYHMTWAVKMVQQICKVFSTAPERFCFIQQLENMFSEVTREFFEYSVTGNHLEDRETFQTLCFLLDSSARFHTKFLHMFLK from the exons ATGGTGAGGAAGGCCTCCAGGGATGTTGGGCGGTACACGGTGACACAGAGGTCCCATAAGAGGGCTCATCGTCGGCCCCGTCCAGCCAGGACCATCGTGACCCGCAGCCAGTGCAGCGTTCACGGCGGCGGCAGCTTCTTCCTGCGGCTCCCGGCGGAGGTGTTTGACTTGATCCTGGAGAAGCTGTCTG tgtttgAGATCAGTGTGCTCAGCATGGTGTCCAAGGAGATCACTAGATACATTTTGGACTACACCTCCACGCTGGCCTGgaagaataaaacaatcattCAGAGCTTTCACCACTCCACCTGCCTTGAACAGAGATCCACTATTGGGCACTACAGAGACCTGG GTTTGTTGTTCAAGAGATGTACCCTGTTGCTTCCAACAAAGGACAGGTTAAAGTTTATCTTCAGCAAGTTTTCACAG ATTCCCTGCTTCCTGTTGGAACAGTGTTTAGCACCAGACTGCATTGGGTTCTCCAGCTACGGAGTCTTCCTACAG ACACTGATCGCAGGGTGGGATGAGCTGGAGTGCCACAGAGTGTTCAACTACCTGAGTGACCTCACAAATCTGCTGCAAAAAATAGAGGCAGTCATCACTGGAAAACCAG GGGTGAGGTGGTATCAAAAGCTGCAGCTCCGTCTATTCTGCCGTCAGGTTCTATTGGACCCGTGGCCGAACATGCCAGAGTGTCAATTCTGGCTGATGCAACTCCTGAGGCCTTGGCCTTTGGTCAGCCAGGCACACTTGCTGTTCATCCTCTATGGACCTCTGCTGCCTGAGG GGACCTTCGGATGGCAGAATCTGGTGGAGAGGGGGCTGCCTCACAGCGCTCTGTGGGACCTGGCCAGGGCCATCCTCCTGCTCTTTGGGAAACTAGACGACAAAGGCCCGACCGCCAATTCCCTGCTGGCCATCTTAGAGGAGCTCATTG TCATTCCTCAGCCATGGCATGTGGAGAACGTGGCTCGTCTGTTGGTGCTGTGTGGCAGCAGTCTCTGCTATACTGTTCTCGCCAGCAAGGCCGTCAATGGACGACTTCTTGAAATCTCCAGACTGATCGTGTACATCATACTG GTGTGTGAGAAAGATGGCTATCACATGACGTGGGCGGTGAAAATGGTGCAGCAGATCTGCAAGGTCTTCAGCACGGCGCCCGAAAGGTTCTGCTTCATCCAACAGCTGGAGAACATGTTTTCAGAGGTCACCAGGGAGTTCTTTGAGTATTCTGTAACAG GAAACCATCTTGAGGACAGGGAGACGTTCCAGACCCTGTGTTTCCTCCTGGACTCCAGTGCTCGCTTCCACACTAAGTTCCTCCACATGTTCCTCAAATAG
- the LOC129104806 gene encoding claudin-14-like isoform X1, which yields MMFLLNIYPSEQIMASMAVQILGFFLGLLGFVGTVVATLLPHWRSTAYVGSNIITTTAYMKGLWMECVWHSTGIYQCELYRSLLALPRDLQAARALMVLSCVTSVLAALVSVMGMKCTRFARDSMIKSPLVLSGGICFLCAGMLCLVTVSWTTHDVIMDFYDPFLPSGLKYEIGLAVYIGYASACVSLTGGLVLCWSSSGERPRRPLHVQRNQPLPPPPAFNHIYPPAPPYKPPEALKDNRAPSLCSLSSSSGYRLNNYV from the exons atgatgtttct TTTGAACATCTATCCCAGTGAGCAAATCATGGCCAGCATGGCGGTTCAGATCCTCGGATTCTTCTTGGGGCTTTTGGGGTTTGTGGGAACTGTTGTTGCGACTCTGCTCCCCCACTGGCGCAGCACGGCCTACGTGGGCTCCAACATCATCACAACCACCGCCTACATGAAAGGCCTGTGGATGGAGTGTGTATGGCACAGCACCGGCATTTACCAATGTGAGCTGTACAGATCTCTACTGGCACTGCCACGCGACTTGCAG GCTGCCCGGGCGCTCATGGTGCTCTCCTGCGTCACCTCAGTCCTGGCAGCTCTGGTGTCGGTGATGGGGATGAAGTGTACCCGCTTTGCCCGTGACTCCATGATCAAGTCTCCACTGGTGCTAAGCGGGGGGATATGTTTCCTCTGCGCCGGCATGCTCTGCCTGGTCACCGTGTCCTGGACCACCCACGATGTCATCATGGATTTCTACGACCCCTTCCTCCCCAGTGGGTTGAAGTATGAGATCGGTTTGGCCGTGTACATCGGTTACGCCTCGGCCTGCGTCAGTCTGACGGGAGGACTGGTGCTGTGCTGGAGCAGCAGTGGTGAAAGGCCACGGAGGCCCCTCCATGTGCAGAGGAATCAACCACTACCACCTCCGCCTGCCTTCAACCACATATACCCTCCCGCTCCACCCTACAAGCCCCCCGAGGCCCTGAAGGACAATCGTGCTCCCTCACTTTGCTCTCTTTCCAGCAGCAGTGGCTATAGGCTCAACAACTACGTCTAA
- the LOC129104806 gene encoding claudin-14-like isoform X2: protein MASMAVQILGFFLGLLGFVGTVVATLLPHWRSTAYVGSNIITTTAYMKGLWMECVWHSTGIYQCELYRSLLALPRDLQAARALMVLSCVTSVLAALVSVMGMKCTRFARDSMIKSPLVLSGGICFLCAGMLCLVTVSWTTHDVIMDFYDPFLPSGLKYEIGLAVYIGYASACVSLTGGLVLCWSSSGERPRRPLHVQRNQPLPPPPAFNHIYPPAPPYKPPEALKDNRAPSLCSLSSSSGYRLNNYV from the exons ATGGCCAGCATGGCGGTTCAGATCCTCGGATTCTTCTTGGGGCTTTTGGGGTTTGTGGGAACTGTTGTTGCGACTCTGCTCCCCCACTGGCGCAGCACGGCCTACGTGGGCTCCAACATCATCACAACCACCGCCTACATGAAAGGCCTGTGGATGGAGTGTGTATGGCACAGCACCGGCATTTACCAATGTGAGCTGTACAGATCTCTACTGGCACTGCCACGCGACTTGCAG GCTGCCCGGGCGCTCATGGTGCTCTCCTGCGTCACCTCAGTCCTGGCAGCTCTGGTGTCGGTGATGGGGATGAAGTGTACCCGCTTTGCCCGTGACTCCATGATCAAGTCTCCACTGGTGCTAAGCGGGGGGATATGTTTCCTCTGCGCCGGCATGCTCTGCCTGGTCACCGTGTCCTGGACCACCCACGATGTCATCATGGATTTCTACGACCCCTTCCTCCCCAGTGGGTTGAAGTATGAGATCGGTTTGGCCGTGTACATCGGTTACGCCTCGGCCTGCGTCAGTCTGACGGGAGGACTGGTGCTGTGCTGGAGCAGCAGTGGTGAAAGGCCACGGAGGCCCCTCCATGTGCAGAGGAATCAACCACTACCACCTCCGCCTGCCTTCAACCACATATACCCTCCCGCTCCACCCTACAAGCCCCCCGAGGCCCTGAAGGACAATCGTGCTCCCTCACTTTGCTCTCTTTCCAGCAGCAGTGGCTATAGGCTCAACAACTACGTCTAA
- the LOC129104947 gene encoding ADP-ribosylation factor-like protein 6 yields the protein MGLLDKLSGWLGLRKKEVNVLCLGLDNSGKTTIINQLKPSNHSNHLGPLSPDWKHVSQTQAQEIVPTIGFNIEKFKSSSLSFTVFDMSGQSRYRNLWEHYYKESHAIIFVIDSGDKLRMVVAKEELDTLLNHEDIRNKKMPVLFFANKMDLRDAVSSVKVSQMLSLENIKDKPWHICASNAIKGEGLQEGLDWLQDHIKTMNM from the exons ATGGGGCTGCTGGATAAACTGTCGGGCTGGCTCGGCCTGAGGAAGAAAGAGGTCAACGTTCTGTGTTTGGGACTCGACAACAGCGGCAAAACTACCATCATCAACCAACTGAAACCGTCTAAT CATTCGAATCATTTAGGCCCATTGTCACCCGACTGGAAACATGTTAGTCAG ACTCAGGCACAAGAAATAGTCCCAACAATTGGCTTCAACATTGAAAAGTTCAAGAGTTCAAG CTTGTCTTTTACAGTCTTTGATATGTCTGGGCAGAGCAGATATAGAAACCTATGGGAGCATTACTACAA AGAAAGTCATGCCATCATATTTGTCATTGACAGCGGTGACAAACTGAGAATGGTTGTTGCCAAAGAGGAACTAGATACTCTGCTCAACCACGAAG ATATCCGCAACAAAAAGATGCCAGTATTGTTCTTTGCTAACAAAATGGATCTGCGGGATGCCGTGTCTTCTGTCAAGGTCTCCCAGATGTTGTCTTTAGAAAACATCAAAGACAAACCCTGGCACATCTG tgcCAGCAATGCAATCAAAGGAGAGGGCCTGCAGGAAGGGCTGGACTGGCTACAAG ATCATATCAAAACAATGAACATGTAA